A genomic region of Pseudomonas migulae contains the following coding sequences:
- a CDS encoding amidase, which translates to MNHRSFVRRRPFSTLGLILLIALLGWIWQERVALWAFPDIISAYTAKEYCSCRYVMNNDVEYCRGYVKQWLPFSAFADDPVSKQVMVSGMGRSNRAMWIGERQGCRLTP; encoded by the coding sequence ATGAATCACCGCTCTTTTGTCCGCCGCCGACCGTTCAGCACGCTGGGGTTGATCCTGCTGATCGCCTTGCTCGGCTGGATCTGGCAGGAGCGGGTGGCGCTGTGGGCGTTCCCGGACATCATCAGCGCCTACACCGCCAAGGAGTATTGCTCGTGCCGGTATGTGATGAATAACGACGTCGAGTATTGCCGTGGGTATGTGAAGCAGTGGTTGCCTTTCAGCGCCTTTGCCGATGATCCCGTCAGCAAACAGGTGATGGTCAGCGGCATGGGCCGCAGCAACCGCGCCATGTGGATCGGTGAACGCCAGGGCTGCCGCCTGACTCCCTGA
- a CDS encoding serine hydrolase domain-containing protein, whose product MFKGLPLLFMLLLSPTTHAENWPAEQWSTGPTLTGPAIQALETYAFPPRDDATRKGIRTDALLVIRDGQVIYERYAGPTTADTPHLTWSISKSLMAAVLGVAYGEGLFTLQDPVLKFYPPLQTHPAITMADLLHWASGLDWQEDYEYAPLKSSVVAMLYTRGHHDMAAFTTDHPEYAQPGQAFRYSSGDSNLLAAALKNIVGPARYPDYPWTALFEPLGIRHAVWETDATGTFVASSYAYLTARDLARVGLLMARDGRWGDRQLLPKDWVAFNRQPFDRYRAHQDEAVPGGHWWLNRAADGAAQPWPDAPADTFAALGHWGQAMYVIPSEHLVIVRYGDDRDGSYRHNELLRLARMAFAGKVQP is encoded by the coding sequence ATGTTCAAAGGCTTGCCCCTGCTGTTCATGCTGCTGCTAAGTCCCACGACCCACGCCGAAAACTGGCCCGCCGAGCAATGGTCCACCGGCCCGACCCTCACCGGCCCGGCCATTCAAGCCCTGGAAACCTACGCCTTCCCACCCCGCGACGACGCCACCCGAAAAGGCATCCGCACCGACGCCCTGCTGGTGATCCGCGATGGCCAGGTGATTTACGAACGCTACGCCGGCCCGACCACTGCCGACACGCCGCACCTGACCTGGTCGATCAGCAAAAGCCTCATGGCCGCGGTCCTTGGCGTGGCCTACGGCGAAGGCCTGTTCACGCTTCAGGACCCGGTGCTGAAATTCTATCCACCGCTGCAAACACACCCCGCGATCACCATGGCCGATCTGCTGCACTGGGCCTCCGGCCTGGACTGGCAGGAAGACTACGAATACGCGCCGTTGAAGTCCTCGGTGGTGGCGATGCTTTACACACGCGGTCATCACGACATGGCCGCATTCACCACCGATCACCCCGAGTATGCGCAGCCCGGCCAGGCCTTTCGGTATTCCAGTGGCGACAGCAATCTGCTGGCCGCAGCGCTGAAAAACATCGTCGGCCCGGCACGCTATCCCGACTATCCATGGACCGCGCTGTTCGAACCCTTGGGCATTCGCCACGCCGTTTGGGAAACCGACGCCACGGGCACCTTCGTCGCCTCGTCCTATGCCTACCTCACCGCGCGGGACCTGGCACGAGTCGGCCTGCTGATGGCCCGCGACGGTCGTTGGGGCGACCGGCAATTGCTGCCCAAGGATTGGGTCGCCTTCAACCGACAACCTTTCGACCGCTATCGAGCCCATCAGGACGAGGCGGTGCCGGGCGGTCATTGGTGGCTCAATCGTGCAGCGGATGGCGCCGCACAACCCTGGCCCGATGCCCCCGCCGACACCTTCGCCGCACTCGGCCATTGGGGCCAGGCGATGTACGTGATCCCCAGCGAACACCTGGTGATCGTGCGCTACGGCGATGATCGCGACGGCAGCTATCGACACAACGAACTGCTCAGACTCGCGCGCATGGCCTTCGCCGGGAAGGTGCAGCCATGA
- a CDS encoding YceI family protein, translating into MFKRFLIQTLAFVLLTGATLSAQANWYLDGESSRLSFVSTKNANISEVQRFLVLHGKVSPKGLAEVEVELESVNSGIPLRDERMRKELFEIQTFPEALITAQIDLRPINDLAPGAQLELRLPVTVNLHGKQHDYNAELLATRLDDRRFQVVTLEPLVINAADFDLAPGLENLRKVAGLSAISLSVPVGAVLIFTAR; encoded by the coding sequence ATGTTCAAGCGGTTCCTTATCCAAACCCTGGCCTTTGTACTGCTGACCGGCGCCACGTTATCAGCCCAGGCCAATTGGTACCTGGACGGCGAGTCTTCGCGGCTGTCGTTCGTCAGTACCAAAAACGCCAACATTTCCGAAGTTCAGCGCTTTCTGGTGCTGCACGGCAAGGTCAGTCCCAAAGGCCTGGCCGAGGTGGAAGTCGAGCTGGAGTCGGTGAACAGCGGCATTCCCTTGCGTGACGAACGCATGCGCAAGGAGTTGTTCGAGATCCAGACCTTCCCCGAAGCCTTGATCACCGCACAAATCGATCTGCGCCCGATCAACGACCTCGCGCCCGGCGCGCAACTCGAATTGCGCCTGCCGGTGACCGTCAACCTCCATGGCAAACAACACGACTACAACGCCGAGCTGTTGGCAACCCGTCTGGATGACCGGCGCTTTCAGGTGGTGACGCTTGAGCCGCTGGTGATCAACGCGGCGGATTTCGATCTGGCGCCGGGGCTGGAAAACTTGCGCAAGGTCGCGGGTTTGTCGGCGATCAGTCTGTCGGTACCGGTGGGTGCGGTACTGATTTTCACGGCGCGCTGA